The genomic region TCTCATGTAATTTTGAGCTTGATAATTGCATACACCATTCCACTGCGTCACCTGCTCCTTTCCCATTTTTTGCCACGAGTATTCGCTTGGCTCTGACTTGAGTAGCCAAAATTGCATTATTTTTTTCTTCTTAAATAAGCTGGTATATCATAAACATTGCTACCCCACTTAACTCTTTCGTTTGTTTGCTCAGTTGAAGCATATTCTTTTGTTTCTAATATTGGAATTTGATTATAAGGCCATTTAAAATTTTTTTCCTCTGCTGGGATCTTGTTTTGATTAACAGATGAATTGTCGTTACAGCTATCAATGCCAGTTGCAAGAACAGAAACTCTAACTCTTCCCTCCATCGCCTGATCAAAAGTGGCACCAAATATTATATTTGCATTTTCATCCACTTCTTCACGTACTCTATTTGCTGCAGAATCAACCTCAAATAGAGTCATATCTCCACCACCAGTAATATTAATCAATATTCCTTGTGCACCTTTCATTGATACATTATCAAGTAATGGATTAGATATCGCAGCCTCTGCAGCACTAATTGCCCTATCTTCTCCTTCTGCCTCTCCAGTACCAATCATTGCTTTACCCATCTCACTCATTACTGTTTCTATATCAGCAAAATCAAGATTAATCAGTCCTGGCATGATCATCAAATCAGTTACTCCTCTTATGCCAATATGTAGAACATTATCGGCGAGTTGAAATGCGTCAGCAAATGTAGTTTTCTCGTTAGCAATTCTAAATAAATTTTGATTGGGAATGACAATAAGTGTATCTACGTATTTTTGCAACTCTTCAAGTCCAAGCTCTGCAATGCGCATACGTCGCACACCTTCAAAACCGAACGGCTTAGTTACAACTCCAACAGTCAGTATCTTTTTTTCTTTTGCTCCTTTATCTTTAACTACCGCTCTTGCTTCTCTTGCTGCTTTTGCAATTACCGGTGCAGCACCTGTTCCAGTACCACCACCCATACCTGCTGTGATAAAGAGCATATGGCTATCTTTTATATGCTCCATAATCTCATCAATTGATTCTTCTGCTGCACCTTTACCAACATCAGGTAAAGCACCAGCACCAAGACCCTTAGTTAAGTTGATACCAAGTTGAATTTTTTTATCACACAATGACTTCTCTAACGCTTGAGCATCGGTATTTGCTACGACAAAATTTACCCCTTGCAAATTGGATTGGATCATGTTGTTTACAGCATTTCCGCCAGCACCACCCACTCCCACAACGGTAATCCTTGGGTGTAATACAGGTAGCTCTGGTAAACTAAGGTCGATTGACATTTAAATTTTACTCAAATATTAGTGAATTCACTTGATAACAAGTTACTGCTTTTTTAACAATATGCAAACATTTTTCATTTTGACATACGCAAACAGTAAACAAGATTTACTTATTCTTAACATTGTTAATCAGTAGGTATAATAATTGCAGGCTTTCAAACAGTACTACTTAGAATGCAAAAAAAAATTGTGAAAAAGGGATAGAAGCCTATCCCTTTGCTTTGTCAAAGTTACTTAGAGAATGCTTTTTGCTCCCCCAACTGCTGAGACAACAGTCTCAAAGAATTTTGTACGGACAGTTTCATCACCACTAAATTCTAGCTTATCACCATTAGCTTTAGGCTTATTATCACCTTCTTTTACACAAGCATTAAGTACACCTTGCTTTACTTCCTCAATTTGACTTGCCTTATTATTGTTTTTATATGCAAGCACAGGTGCAGTTATTAAAGCTGCTACTGCAGCAAGAACTACTAAACTAGCAACAAGTGGATGAGCAACTGCAAATGCAGACATTGCAGTAATCGCAGGACTAACGAGTGTTGCAGCTTTTGTTCCAACTGTACCAACAAAAGTTGCATAAGCTGGACTTAAGAAATAAGCAGCCGTAAGCGCCACCACTGAAAGTGTAACAAGAGCAATTGCACCTGTTCTCCCTTTATTATTCATAGCATATTGACCAGCTCCACTAGCAGCACCTAGAATTCCCCAGTATGCTTCAGCTTCTTTGTATCCTTGTGTAATAGCATAAGGAAGGCCATTCCCATTCTGATATTTATATTGTGTCCATTTCATAACTCTACTCCTAAAATATTAAAATTTCACTAATGGTAGTATATGGCAAAAAAAAGCTGCCCGTCAAGTAAATTAATTTATTTATACATTCTTATTCTGTAATTCAGCGCTTCTGAGATGTGTGCTCTTTTTATTTCCTCACTTTTCGCAAGATCTGCAATGGTTCTTGCGACTCTTAATACACGTGTATAGCCTCGATTGGAAATGTAATTTTCTTTCAGTACGTATTTTAGCAATTCTAACCCTTCCTGATCTGGTTCAGTGAATTTATTTAATGCTTCACCACTGACTTCTGCATTGCAACGAATATTAAATTTACTATAACGCTCAGTTTGAATTTTTCTCGCTGCTATCACCCTTCCTCTTATAACCTCGGTACTTTCTCCCTCCACAGAGATTTCAGGAGAAAGTATGCTAACGTTTGGCATTTCAATGCATATGTCTATTCTATCAAGCAATGGTCCTGATATTTTGTTTTTGTAATCTGTGCCGCATTTTGGAGCTTTGTTGCACGATCTACTTGCATCACCTAAGTAACCGCACCTGCAGGGATTCATTGCAGCTATAAGTTGAAAATTAGCTGGATAAGTAATGTGAGCATTTGCACGTGCAATAGTAACTTTTCTATCTTCAAGTGGTTGACGTAGAGAATCAAGCACAAGCCTTGGAAATTCAGGTAGCTCATCAAGAAATAACACACCATTGTGAGCCATGGTGATTTCCCCAGGCTTTGCATTTTTCCCTCCTCCTATCATCGCTGACATCGAGCATGAGTGATGAGGTTCACGAAAGGGACGAGTTACTTTAAATGTTTCGTTACCGGCTTTTGTTATGCTAGAGATAATATTAACATCAATCATCTCCTGCTCAGTCAAATCAGGTAATAGCCCTATAAATCGCTTAGCAAGCATTGATTTTCCAGTACCAGGAGGTCCAACAAGGAGCATATTGTGTCCACCTGCTGCTGCAATTTCAGCTGCTCTTTTTGCAACAACTTGACCTTTAATATCCTTTATATCTGGAACTGAATTTTTTTCTTTGGGTGCAGCGCTATAGTTAAAAGTTACCGGCTGAATTAACTGCTCACCCTTAAAATGTCTGATAATATCGGTTAATTTCTCTATAGCCAGAATAGAAACATTCTTTACCCATGAAGCTTCTACTCCATTTCCCCTTGGGCAAATTACTCCTTTATTTGCCTGTTTTGCATTGATTGCTGTTGGAAGTACTCCTGAGATTGGTATGACTCTGCTGTCTAGTGCAAGCTCGCCCATAATTATATAAGACTGAACTTTTTCAACTGGTATCACATTCATTACAACAAGTAATCCAACAGCAATAGCTAAGTCATAATGACTACCTTCTTTAAGCAAATCCGCAGGGGAAAGATTAACCGTAATCCTTTTTGGAGGTAACAGAAGATTGATTGAATTTAACGCTGCTCTGATGCGCTCTTTAGATTCTGCAACAGTTTTATCCGGCAGTCCAACAATATTGACTGCTAGTACAACATTGCATAATTCTATTATGGCTATTTTGATCAAAATTTGCAAGATTTTTTATGCGAAATACTATATACAAGTGATTGTGATTGATTTCAATTTGATGAATTAACATTCTAATAATATTTTGCTTAGTCTGCCAATCCACTTGATCAAGCTTTGATTCAACACTTGAGGAAAAGTTTTTCAAGCTATCTGTAACAAGGCTCAATTCTTGTTGTAGTTTTTTTTGATCAAGCGTTCTTTCTTTCTCTTCTTCAATTTCTTTCAAATGCTGTTTCATTGTTGTGATTCTTGGTTCAAATTCTTCTTGGCTTATAAACCCTTTAGCATAGCTATCAATAAATTTTTTGATACTTAATCTTAACTTACTTTCTTGCTTTTCACGTGTTTGATTATGTAAAGGTTTTTTGTTCTCTGATAATCTACGTTGATATTCATTTGCAATCCTATCTGGCTCTTTCAAGATACTCTTGACTTCTTCCCATATAACTCCATCTAATATATCAGTGCGTATTGATTTATTATCGCAGATTTTATTGCCATTGAATTTGCTAGAGTTTGTACCAGAGCAACGATAGTAATAATATGTCGACTTTTTATGAACGTGGTTTGTACCACAATAAGTATATTGACAACGTTGACATACCATTAAACCTTGCAATAAATATGTTTCTCTTCTTTGTCGTACTCTTGCTCTTTGCCTATTTTCAGTTAGTTGTGCCTGCACTGAATCAAATAAATGCTCATTGATTATTTTTGGTACTGGAATATAAGTCCAATTCTCTTTATCACTATTAAAGCGACCACTTTTAAGTTTACCACAAGTTCCTTTTTTTGATTTTTTTACTTGTGGTTTTGAGCATGTCCTAGTTTTACCATAAGCTGCTTGTCCTATATAAGCAGGATTTTTTAACATGTTCCAAATAGTGCTCCTTTTCCAATACCTTTTTCCTGTTCGTGTTATTACCGGTATCTTATTCAGTTCATGTACAACTTCTCCTATACTTGCTCTTTCTTGGCCAACCCGACTAAATATTTTACGCACTATATTTGCCTCTTCTTCATCAACCTCAAATTGAGCACTTCCTTCACCTACATGTTTTGCTATGTAGCGATAACCGTAAGGCGCCCTACCCATCACACTTATACACCCAGCTTTGGCCGCATGAAGTTTACCTCTACGGTTTCGTTCCATAATCTTTGCACGTTCATACTCTGCTATTGCTCCCTGAATCTGTAGAAATAAATGGGAATCCGGATTATCATCAAACTTATGATTCAAAAATACTATTTCAGATCCAGCCTTTTTAAACTCTTCGAGTAAGATCATTTGATATGAAAATTTACGTGATAGCCGATCAGGTGAATGAATATATATCTTATCAATCTTACCTTCTGCTACTCTATCACGTAAATTTTCTAAGCCAGGACGTTCTAAATTTGATCCACTATAACCATTATCGACAAACTTATGCTCATCTAATAACTCATGTCCATCACTACCAATGCGACGCTCCAATTCTACAATCTGACTCTCTATCGTATTCTCCTGTGCCTGTTGTCTTGATGA from Wolbachia endosymbiont (group B) of Parapoynx stratiotata harbors:
- the ftsZ gene encoding cell division protein FtsZ, producing MSIDLSLPELPVLHPRITVVGVGGAGGNAVNNMIQSNLQGVNFVVANTDAQALEKSLCDKKIQLGINLTKGLGAGALPDVGKGAAEESIDEIMEHIKDSHMLFITAGMGGGTGTGAAPVIAKAAREARAVVKDKGAKEKKILTVGVVTKPFGFEGVRRMRIAELGLEELQKYVDTLIVIPNQNLFRIANEKTTFADAFQLADNVLHIGIRGVTDLMIMPGLINLDFADIETVMSEMGKAMIGTGEAEGEDRAISAAEAAISNPLLDNVSMKGAQGILINITGGGDMTLFEVDSAANRVREEVDENANIIFGATFDQAMEGRVRVSVLATGIDSCNDNSSVNQNKIPAEEKNFKWPYNQIPILETKEYASTEQTNERVKWGSNVYDIPAYLRRKK
- a CDS encoding YifB family Mg chelatase-like AAA ATPase, which produces MIKIAIIELCNVVLAVNIVGLPDKTVAESKERIRAALNSINLLLPPKRITVNLSPADLLKEGSHYDLAIAVGLLVVMNVIPVEKVQSYIIMGELALDSRVIPISGVLPTAINAKQANKGVICPRGNGVEASWVKNVSILAIEKLTDIIRHFKGEQLIQPVTFNYSAAPKEKNSVPDIKDIKGQVVAKRAAEIAAAGGHNMLLVGPPGTGKSMLAKRFIGLLPDLTEQEMIDVNIISSITKAGNETFKVTRPFREPHHSCSMSAMIGGGKNAKPGEITMAHNGVLFLDELPEFPRLVLDSLRQPLEDRKVTIARANAHITYPANFQLIAAMNPCRCGYLGDASRSCNKAPKCGTDYKNKISGPLLDRIDICIEMPNVSILSPEISVEGESTEVIRGRVIAARKIQTERYSKFNIRCNAEVSGEALNKFTEPDQEGLELLKYVLKENYISNRGYTRVLRVARTIADLAKSEEIKRAHISEALNYRIRMYK
- a CDS encoding recombinase family protein produces the protein MTTVSLYARVSSRQQAQENTIESQIVELERRIGSDGHELLDEHKFVDNGYSGSNLERPGLENLRDRVAEGKIDKIYIHSPDRLSRKFSYQMILLEEFKKAGSEIVFLNHKFDDNPDSHLFLQIQGAIAEYERAKIMERNRRGKLHAAKAGCISVMGRAPYGYRYIAKHVGEGSAQFEVDEEEANIVRKIFSRVGQERASIGEVVHELNKIPVITRTGKRYWKRSTIWNMLKNPAYIGQAAYGKTRTCSKPQVKKSKKGTCGKLKSGRFNSDKENWTYIPVPKIINEHLFDSVQAQLTENRQRARVRQRRETYLLQGLMVCQRCQYTYCGTNHVHKKSTYYYYRCSGTNSSKFNGNKICDNKSIRTDILDGVIWEEVKSILKEPDRIANEYQRRLSENKKPLHNQTREKQESKLRLSIKKFIDSYAKGFISQEEFEPRITTMKQHLKEIEEEKERTLDQKKLQQELSLVTDSLKNFSSSVESKLDQVDWQTKQNIIRMLIHQIEINHNHLYIVFRIKNLANFDQNSHNRIMQCCTSSQYCWTAG